Proteins from a single region of Syntrophales bacterium:
- a CDS encoding outer membrane lipoprotein carrier protein LolA, producing MNTERYRESGRYGRRFRVAVPLLTMALALLLAGWADSWDAIRREAGQVRSIRARFVQKKHLPILAKPFVSEGRFYFQAPGSVRWEYSKPVRSVLLIHRGSARRYVYGDKGWVPEAGERLQGMQMVMDEIAAWTQGRFDTDPRFTARLEGGRPARVVLVPKDPTLVNLIARIEIAFSPERKGAIRSVKIVEGKDAWTMLEFTRTEHNLSLSERLFTDPGEAAP from the coding sequence GTGAATACCGAGAGATATCGGGAATCCGGAAGGTACGGAAGACGCTTCCGCGTCGCGGTGCCGCTGCTCACAATGGCCCTGGCGCTCCTCCTGGCCGGCTGGGCCGATTCCTGGGACGCGATCCGCCGGGAAGCGGGACAGGTCCGGTCGATCCGCGCCCGGTTTGTCCAGAAGAAGCACCTGCCCATCCTGGCAAAGCCGTTCGTGTCGGAGGGCCGCTTCTATTTCCAGGCCCCCGGCTCGGTCCGCTGGGAGTACTCCAAACCGGTCCGGAGCGTTCTTCTGATTCACAGGGGCAGTGCCAGGCGCTATGTTTATGGAGACAAGGGCTGGGTTCCCGAGGCGGGCGAACGGCTCCAGGGCATGCAGATGGTGATGGACGAGATCGCCGCCTGGACGCAGGGGCGCTTCGACACCGATCCCCGGTTCACCGCCCGCCTCGAGGGGGGACGTCCCGCCCGGGTCGTCCTGGTCCCGAAGGACCCGACCCTCGTAAACCTGATCGCCCGGATCGAGATCGCCTTTTCGCCGGAGAGGAAAGGCGCGATCCGGAGCGTGAAAATCGTCGAGGGAAAGGACGCCTGGACCATGCTGGAGTTCACCCGGACGGAGCACAACCTTTCTCTTTCCGAGCGGCTTTTCACGGATCCCGGTGAGGCGGCCCCATGA
- the fabG gene encoding 3-oxoacyl-ACP reductase FabG, with translation MSDAAVAIVTGGSRGIGRAVSMELARSGYYIIVNYRSNDAAAAETLESIRKAGGDGETVRFDVADSNDTDRHMKEILNRHKKIDVLVNNAGVTADGLFMMMPEDDWDRVLQTTLKGFYNMTKPVLRKMARSRSGSIVSVSSVAALVPNRGQVNYSAAKSGLIAASRSLSAEVARLGIRVNVVAPGLIETEMIAHAPVDRIKDIIPMNRIGRPEEVAKVVRFLCSPDASYITGQVISVNGGMF, from the coding sequence ATGAGCGATGCCGCGGTGGCCATCGTAACAGGCGGGAGCCGGGGAATCGGCCGGGCCGTATCCATGGAGCTGGCCCGGTCGGGCTATTACATAATCGTGAATTACCGGTCCAACGACGCGGCGGCGGCGGAAACCCTGGAGTCGATCCGGAAAGCGGGCGGAGACGGCGAGACGGTTCGCTTCGACGTCGCCGACAGCAACGACACGGACCGGCACATGAAGGAAATCCTGAACCGCCACAAGAAGATCGACGTCCTGGTGAACAATGCCGGCGTCACCGCCGACGGGCTGTTCATGATGATGCCCGAGGACGACTGGGACCGGGTCCTGCAGACGACCCTGAAGGGCTTCTACAACATGACCAAGCCGGTCCTCCGGAAGATGGCCCGGAGCCGATCCGGGTCCATCGTGTCCGTTTCCTCGGTGGCGGCCCTGGTCCCCAACCGCGGGCAGGTAAACTACTCGGCCGCCAAGTCGGGCCTCATTGCCGCCAGCCGCTCCCTGTCCGCGGAGGTGGCCCGCCTGGGCATCCGGGTGAACGTGGTCGCCCCCGGCCTGATCGAGACGGAGATGATCGCCCACGCCCCGGTGGACCGCATCAAGGACATCATTCCCATGAACCGCATCGGCCGCCCCGAGGAGGTGGCGAAGGTGGTCCGCTTCCTCTGCTCCCCGGACGCTTCGTACATCACCGGCCAGGTGATCTCGGTCAACGGCGGCATGTTTTAA
- a CDS encoding DUF3261 domain-containing protein produces the protein MKRLVPLVLIPVAVVFLASCSTLPPIRPGEGLQIERTRQDCRLPFLREETRLIHSLQAVLPDGSGTSAIGITVADPAAKTLRLTLMTLEGFVLFTARVEGETMEIERAVAPFTNRDFARSLIRDVTFCLFPPGALPETVGLEEGNRPACRFRNDPDTATDVVLAGPERWEVRLYREGALTRTLTAAGLSEHGLPKTLELAGHGPFSYRLTLTLLTGTPVRLESRPETAPEEEEGNTP, from the coding sequence ATGAAGCGGCTCGTGCCCCTTGTCCTTATCCCGGTTGCGGTGGTCTTTCTGGCCTCCTGCAGCACCCTCCCGCCCATCCGGCCCGGCGAGGGCCTCCAGATCGAGCGGACCCGGCAGGATTGCCGGCTTCCGTTCCTGCGGGAGGAGACGCGGCTGATCCACTCTCTTCAGGCGGTTCTGCCAGACGGGAGCGGGACCTCCGCCATCGGGATCACCGTGGCGGATCCCGCGGCGAAAACCCTTCGCCTCACCCTCATGACCCTCGAGGGCTTCGTCCTCTTCACCGCCCGGGTCGAAGGGGAAACCATGGAAATCGAGCGGGCCGTCGCACCGTTCACCAACAGGGATTTCGCCCGCTCCCTGATCCGGGACGTGACCTTCTGCCTGTTCCCGCCGGGAGCCCTCCCGGAAACCGTGGGGCTGGAGGAGGGAAACCGCCCCGCCTGCCGCTTCCGGAACGATCCGGACACGGCCACGGACGTGGTCCTCGCGGGACCCGAGCGGTGGGAGGTCCGCCTGTACAGGGAGGGAGCCCTGACCCGGACGCTCACGGCAGCGGGCCTGAGCGAGCACGGCCTGCCGAAGACGCTGGAACTGGCGGGCCACGGCCCCTTCTCCTACCGGCTCACGCTGACCCTCCTGACCGGGACGCCGGTTCGACTGGAGAGCCGGCCGGAGACCGCCCCGGAAGAAGAAGAGGGGAACACCCCTTGA